The following are encoded in a window of Ogataea parapolymorpha DL-1 chromosome VII, whole genome shotgun sequence genomic DNA:
- a CDS encoding Peroxisomal membrane protein PEX17 produces the protein MTVAAIAFPEDAGPVSPVRPHGTLRYVLRLLALSGYGLAAFYAVVLLVIKPMLKLSFERRRDLANHCFGHLRALYGNLVDKVKFVPSVELNYRGLLYKDSMCSTETDEDDVVVQEEHTRGVRFDDEVSKRDYNELNLSQTVILGQNLDRLKDTLNKIRVSSYHHKNSVPSFGGRLAASDVSEMQPLIFQVKQLKNCVEMVSSDHPREYLFKRSLNYARGPNKLNLVDDLRDELDDLRRVVQQARTK, from the coding sequence ATGACTGTTGCTGCGATCGCGTTCCCAGAAGACGCAGGGCCTGTGTCGCCAGTGAGACCGCACGGGACGCTACGGTATGTGCTACGGCTGCTGGCGTTGTCGGGCTATGGCCTTGCCGCGTTTTATGCTGTTGTTTTGCTGGTGATCAAGCCGATGCTCAAATTGAGCTTCGAACGGCGGCGAGACCTGGCTAACCATTGTTTTGGCCATCTGCGCGCTCTTTATGGGAACCTTGTGGACAAGGTTAAGTTTGTGCCGTCCGTAGAGCTGAACTATCGCGGCCTGCTATATAAAGACAGCATGTGCTCGACAGAGACggatgaggacgacgtggtCGTGCAGGAGGAGCACACTCGCGGGGTGCgttttgacgacgaggtcTCCAAGAGGGAttacaacgagctcaattTGTCGCAAACGGTGATCTTAGGCCAAAACCTCGACAGGCTAAAGGATACCCTCAATAAGATTCGAGTGAGCAGCTACCATCACAAAAACAGTGTCCCCTCGTTCGGCGGCCGACTCGCGGCCAGCGACGTGAGCGAGATGCAGCCGCTAATTTTCCAGGTGAAGCAGCTGAAGAACTGCGTTGAAATGGTGAGTTCAGACCACCCTCGTGAGTATTTATTCAAAAGAAGCCTCAACTACGCCCGAGGCCCAAACAAACTGAATCTCGTGGACGACCTGCGCGACGAGTTGGACGATCTGCGCAGAGTCGTCCAACAAGCTAGAACTAAGTAA